A single window of Candidatus Flexicrinis affinis DNA harbors:
- a CDS encoding CoA-acylating methylmalonate-semialdehyde dehydrogenase produces MTKRLKNYIGGEWVESAASASTPVVDPATCEVLAECPDSTVADVDQAVKAAREGFEEWRTTPVMVRAQYMHHFKVLMEDNFDKLSEMVVRENGKTLDEARGEVRRGIESVDYAIGVPFLMRTDGLEDVSSGIDETTLRQPAGVFAAITPFNFPSMVPLWFLPTAITCGNTFILKPSPQTPISAELLYELLEELDLPPGVVNLVQGGVTSATAIMEHPGVTGVSFVGSTPVAKIVYETCTRHGKRVQAQGGAKNYIAVMPDANMEASVRNILGAAYGCAGQRCLAAAVVVGVGDAYDKVRDELVKQASKLRVGYGLNEQTQMGTVISPAARERIERMIARGVDEGAEVILDGRSLKVDGYEDGTFVGPTILGEVKPGTTVATEEIFGPVLSLMRADDFEDAVDLINSSHYGNAASIFTSSGGHAREFKYRVNAGNIGVNIGVAAPSASFPFGGQKDSFFGDLHGQGSDSIEFYTERKIVIERWL; encoded by the coding sequence ATGACGAAACGACTAAAGAACTACATCGGGGGCGAATGGGTCGAGTCAGCGGCGTCTGCCTCGACACCTGTGGTCGATCCCGCGACCTGCGAGGTACTGGCCGAATGCCCGGATTCCACCGTGGCAGACGTCGATCAGGCCGTCAAGGCGGCCCGGGAAGGGTTCGAGGAATGGCGCACTACGCCAGTGATGGTACGCGCGCAATACATGCACCATTTCAAAGTCTTGATGGAAGACAACTTCGACAAGCTGTCCGAAATGGTCGTGCGTGAGAACGGCAAGACGCTCGACGAGGCGCGCGGCGAAGTGCGGCGCGGGATCGAATCGGTCGACTATGCCATCGGCGTGCCCTTCCTGATGCGCACCGATGGCCTGGAAGACGTGTCTAGCGGGATCGACGAGACGACGCTGCGGCAGCCGGCCGGCGTGTTTGCGGCCATCACACCGTTCAACTTCCCCAGCATGGTACCGCTGTGGTTCCTGCCAACCGCCATTACGTGCGGCAACACATTCATCCTCAAGCCCTCTCCGCAGACACCGATCAGTGCCGAGCTGCTGTACGAACTGCTTGAAGAACTCGACCTGCCACCCGGCGTGGTCAACCTCGTACAGGGCGGCGTGACGTCGGCCACGGCGATCATGGAGCACCCCGGCGTCACCGGTGTGAGCTTCGTGGGTAGCACGCCCGTCGCCAAGATCGTGTATGAAACCTGCACCCGGCACGGCAAGCGGGTTCAGGCGCAGGGCGGCGCGAAGAATTACATCGCCGTGATGCCCGATGCGAATATGGAAGCCAGCGTACGCAACATCCTCGGTGCAGCCTATGGCTGCGCAGGCCAGCGTTGCCTCGCCGCGGCGGTCGTCGTCGGCGTCGGCGATGCGTATGACAAGGTGCGTGACGAGTTGGTCAAGCAGGCCAGCAAGCTGCGCGTCGGCTACGGGCTCAACGAGCAGACGCAGATGGGCACGGTCATTAGCCCCGCCGCCCGCGAGCGTATCGAGCGCATGATCGCGCGCGGGGTGGACGAAGGCGCCGAGGTCATCCTCGACGGGCGCAGCCTCAAGGTCGATGGCTACGAGGATGGAACGTTCGTAGGTCCGACGATCCTCGGTGAGGTCAAGCCCGGCACGACGGTCGCCACCGAGGAGATTTTCGGGCCGGTGCTCTCACTGATGCGCGCCGATGACTTCGAGGATGCCGTTGACCTCATCAACAGCAGCCATTACGGAAACGCCGCCAGCATCTTCACCAGCAGCGGCGGGCATGCGCGCGAATTCAAGTACCGCGTCAACGCTGGCAACATCGGTGTGAACATCGGCGTTGCCGCACCGTCGGCGTCGTTCCCGTTCGGCGGGCAGAAAGACTCGTTCTTTGGCGACCTGCACGGTCAGGGCAGCGACAGCATCGAGTTCTACACCGAGCGCAAGATCGTCATCGAACGGTGGCTGTAG
- a CDS encoding aspartate aminotransferase family protein, translating into MSTTDHLSPVWSHLTHMAPVRGEGINLYDSAGRRYVDFTCGIGVTNTGHCHPRVVKAIQTQAEKLLFAQMNVVINPLTAALGDALNAITPPSIDSFFFSNSGAEATEGAVKLARHATARTNIIVFQGSFHGRTAQTMAMTTSKTVYKYKYHPLPSGIAVAPFPYSYYLGMSDDEATAFCLKQLDYVLKAQSSPDDTAAIIIEPVLGEGGYVPAPVDFLKELRALCSQHGIMFVADEVQTGFGRTGKLFCFEHAGIEPDIVIMAKGLGSGLPISGVAAPRSIMERWVTGSHGGTYGGGSAVVMAAALETVNVIVEEKLADNAAARGETLMAGLKELQAEFPAIGDVRGRGLMIGVEFTGADGKPDKLTCKAAAASCLKRGLLLLTCGTYENVVRWIPPLIVTDAQIEDALAIFRDALGEAVDAAASTQS; encoded by the coding sequence ATGAGCACGACAGACCACCTTTCGCCAGTTTGGTCGCACCTCACGCACATGGCGCCGGTGCGCGGCGAAGGCATCAACTTATACGATTCGGCGGGCCGGCGCTACGTGGATTTCACGTGCGGAATCGGCGTTACTAATACGGGTCACTGTCACCCGCGGGTCGTCAAGGCGATCCAGACTCAGGCCGAGAAGCTCCTGTTTGCGCAGATGAACGTCGTGATCAATCCGCTTACCGCCGCGCTAGGCGACGCGTTGAATGCGATCACCCCCCCGTCGATCGACTCGTTCTTCTTCTCAAACAGCGGCGCAGAGGCGACCGAAGGCGCGGTAAAGTTGGCACGCCATGCCACGGCGCGTACCAACATCATCGTGTTTCAGGGCAGCTTCCACGGCCGTACCGCGCAAACGATGGCGATGACGACATCCAAGACGGTCTACAAGTACAAGTACCATCCGCTCCCGTCGGGGATCGCCGTCGCGCCGTTTCCGTACAGCTACTACCTCGGCATGAGCGACGATGAGGCGACCGCGTTCTGCCTCAAACAGCTGGACTACGTCCTCAAGGCACAGTCCTCGCCGGACGACACCGCCGCGATCATCATCGAACCGGTGCTGGGCGAAGGCGGCTACGTCCCCGCCCCGGTCGACTTCCTCAAAGAACTGCGCGCGCTGTGTTCGCAGCACGGGATCATGTTCGTCGCAGACGAGGTGCAGACCGGCTTCGGGCGCACGGGCAAGCTGTTCTGCTTCGAGCACGCCGGAATCGAGCCGGATATCGTCATCATGGCGAAAGGACTAGGAAGCGGCCTGCCGATCAGCGGTGTGGCGGCGCCGCGCAGCATCATGGAACGCTGGGTGACCGGCTCGCACGGCGGGACCTACGGCGGCGGATCGGCCGTCGTCATGGCCGCCGCGCTTGAGACGGTCAACGTCATCGTGGAGGAGAAGCTGGCCGACAATGCCGCCGCGCGCGGCGAGACGCTGATGGCAGGTCTCAAGGAACTGCAGGCGGAGTTCCCCGCGATCGGCGATGTGCGCGGGCGCGGGCTGATGATCGGTGTCGAGTTCACAGGTGCGGATGGCAAGCCGGACAAGCTCACGTGCAAGGCGGCGGCGGCAAGCTGCCTCAAACGCGGACTGCTCTTGCTGACGTGCGGCACATACGAAAACGTCGTGCGCTGGATACCGCCGTTGATCGTGACCGATGCGCAGATCGAGGATGCGCTGGCCATCTTCCGTGATGCGCTTGGCGAGGCAGTGGATGCGGCCGCCTCAACGCAGTCATAA
- a CDS encoding protein kinase, with protein sequence MAHENLVGHMLGQYELRELLGVGGMGAVYRGFQTSLKREVAVKVLPSTLANEPGYVERFNREAQTAAALEHPHIVSIFDYGTQQGTSYLVMRLLTGGTLAQRLNQRDDKDQPVLPSLGETAILVAQLSSALAYAHNQGVIHRDIKTSNVMFDNQGNGYLVDFGIAKLMGAQSGLTGTGMAMGTPAYMPPEQWAGKELTPAADQYALAVLVYAMITGRVPFEAATPYELLHKHLHEQPTPAQSFRADLPPAVNIVLDRALSKEPEDRFPSVAAFALSFEAAIEGSKGDSTAFFTSKIPTRSLRPPGIAPLTPITPGGSSSQRSGTSPSAAGSVGVGHTPPPSQQVGLTQPTPIHKNPITYLVLVVIVLLAAILIVLLGSRGGEQPIVVAEVSNTPGSGLTIIETETPTPTATEEGPVSTATDVGVEPTPSETSAVIVPPTVVTETDTPETAVTERPADTNTPTDVPPTATDTVPPPTATDTSAPPTATSTETASFDETPTTEGGLVLILTETPTVTATATSTATDTATATATATITSSPTATTTDVPPTETATATSTATPTATATATDTATATSTATDTVTPSPTHTDTATATPTDTATATITPSPTATDTPTSTPTDTPTETPTVTPSPTLDLAALEIVYASRRGGTMDLYLTDRSGTIVRQLTDAFGGETEPTWAPDGSEIAFIGGYNGAAEIWAIRPNGSGLRRIIGQPDVNIPSGPAWSPDGQYIAFSARTDEPTGSEIYVVRSDGTGLTRLTFSPGFDYEPKWSPDGRQIAFSTARTGINSLGLMNFDGSDQQVLTPSAFYPAWLPDGSAILYQGYDAGFDLYTYRLDNGTITKLTNTPSLEEGFPVVAPDGSVAIFETLRDESTQFDLWQIDLGTGELKQLTFSTDDTGAAWRPDPAAIAAVQPLPTLIAAAPTVTTVPPTSTPSPTLAATQTPTSGPTATSAVYMAIGTRPLLVYNNPSQTATAINVTNARLVVLGVTTDGLWYKVQLRDRDGWVLRESAGYRIEGNVNALPLAAPGTASTDPLSGDPGFLQVMAQSGFDSELESISTRGWEIRPFNEESTLCSVGGDESALLTFGSEEWRSYEVTVEFQYRTNQRGQFDIITRMQSDGTGIRHRIDASANNVSQFTLRATGQSLGMGQYPVNIRAGQWGVLRAEVDNEKIRTFFDGLQISEYELFESTYANGFVGIEASPGTTICLNNITVRSLYRTASAVTDAVPRGEMNTNANIRLFPGAGFSRVGAASAGQEVYVMAEAEGGEWVYIRVDRPRNPFEGWTIASSVRR encoded by the coding sequence ATGGCCCACGAGAACCTTGTTGGGCACATGCTAGGCCAATACGAACTGCGCGAGCTGCTCGGTGTGGGCGGCATGGGCGCAGTGTATCGCGGTTTCCAGACCAGTCTGAAGCGCGAAGTCGCCGTTAAGGTGCTGCCTTCGACGCTCGCCAACGAACCCGGCTACGTCGAGCGGTTCAACCGCGAGGCGCAAACGGCCGCGGCGCTTGAACACCCGCACATCGTCAGCATCTTCGATTACGGCACGCAGCAGGGCACGAGCTACCTCGTCATGCGCTTGCTGACGGGCGGCACGCTCGCCCAACGTCTGAATCAACGCGACGACAAGGACCAGCCCGTCCTCCCCTCGCTTGGCGAAACTGCGATCCTCGTCGCGCAGTTGAGCAGCGCGCTCGCCTACGCGCACAATCAAGGCGTGATCCACCGCGACATCAAGACCAGCAACGTGATGTTCGACAATCAAGGCAACGGATACCTTGTCGACTTCGGCATCGCGAAGCTGATGGGTGCTCAGTCCGGCCTGACCGGCACCGGCATGGCGATGGGCACGCCCGCGTATATGCCTCCGGAACAGTGGGCCGGAAAGGAGCTGACGCCTGCCGCCGATCAGTACGCTCTCGCGGTCCTCGTCTACGCGATGATCACGGGCCGCGTGCCGTTCGAAGCCGCGACGCCGTATGAGCTTCTGCACAAGCATCTACACGAACAGCCGACTCCAGCCCAGTCCTTCCGCGCGGACCTGCCACCGGCGGTCAATATCGTACTGGATCGCGCGCTCTCGAAGGAACCGGAAGATCGCTTCCCGTCGGTGGCCGCGTTTGCCCTGTCGTTCGAGGCGGCGATTGAGGGCTCGAAGGGCGATTCCACCGCATTCTTTACCAGCAAGATCCCGACCCGCAGCTTGCGTCCGCCCGGAATAGCCCCGCTAACCCCAATCACTCCCGGCGGATCGTCTTCGCAGCGGTCGGGTACAAGTCCGAGCGCCGCCGGCAGCGTGGGCGTTGGCCATACACCGCCGCCCTCTCAGCAGGTTGGCCTAACTCAGCCGACGCCGATACACAAGAACCCGATCACGTACCTCGTCCTGGTCGTGATCGTACTGCTGGCCGCCATTCTGATCGTCCTGCTGGGCAGCCGCGGCGGCGAACAGCCGATCGTGGTCGCCGAAGTCAGCAACACGCCGGGCAGTGGATTGACCATCATCGAGACCGAGACGCCAACCCCGACGGCCACCGAAGAGGGTCCGGTATCGACAGCTACTGACGTGGGCGTCGAACCGACCCCGTCCGAGACATCCGCGGTGATCGTACCGCCGACGGTCGTGACCGAGACCGATACGCCGGAAACCGCTGTGACTGAGCGTCCGGCCGATACAAACACGCCGACCGACGTTCCTCCGACCGCGACGGACACCGTCCCGCCGCCAACCGCGACCGACACTTCGGCGCCGCCAACCGCAACCTCAACCGAGACAGCGTCATTCGATGAAACGCCTACGACCGAAGGTGGTCTCGTCCTGATCCTGACCGAGACACCGACGGTCACGGCAACGGCAACATCGACTGCGACCGACACCGCAACGGCGACGGCGACCGCGACTATCACCAGCTCGCCCACCGCGACGACGACCGATGTACCGCCGACCGAGACCGCGACCGCAACGTCGACTGCAACCCCAACCGCGACGGCGACAGCAACAGACACCGCGACCGCGACGTCTACCGCGACCGACACGGTGACCCCGTCGCCGACGCACACAGACACGGCGACGGCGACACCGACCGACACGGCAACCGCAACGATCACGCCAAGTCCGACCGCTACCGACACGCCTACGTCTACGCCAACCGATACGCCGACCGAAACGCCAACCGTTACGCCCTCGCCCACACTCGACTTGGCCGCGCTGGAGATCGTATATGCTTCGCGCCGCGGTGGAACGATGGACCTCTACCTCACCGACAGGTCCGGCACGATCGTTCGCCAGCTTACCGACGCGTTCGGCGGCGAGACGGAGCCTACGTGGGCGCCTGACGGATCAGAAATCGCGTTCATCGGGGGTTACAACGGCGCCGCTGAGATCTGGGCGATTCGGCCGAACGGCAGCGGATTGCGGCGGATTATCGGCCAGCCTGACGTCAACATCCCATCTGGTCCGGCGTGGTCGCCCGACGGCCAGTACATCGCGTTCTCGGCCCGTACCGACGAGCCGACCGGTTCTGAGATCTACGTCGTCCGGTCCGACGGAACCGGCCTCACGCGGCTGACGTTTTCACCAGGCTTTGACTACGAGCCGAAGTGGTCGCCCGATGGTCGGCAAATCGCCTTCTCGACCGCCCGGACTGGCATCAACAGCTTGGGACTGATGAACTTCGACGGCAGCGATCAGCAGGTGTTGACGCCGAGCGCGTTCTATCCCGCATGGCTGCCGGACGGAAGCGCAATCCTGTATCAGGGTTACGACGCAGGCTTCGACCTGTACACGTACCGGCTGGACAACGGCACGATCACGAAGCTGACGAACACGCCGAGCCTTGAAGAAGGTTTCCCGGTCGTCGCCCCGGATGGCTCGGTTGCGATCTTCGAGACTCTTCGGGACGAATCTACCCAATTCGACCTGTGGCAGATCGACCTCGGCACCGGCGAGCTGAAGCAGTTGACGTTCAGCACCGACGACACCGGCGCGGCGTGGCGTCCTGATCCCGCAGCGATCGCCGCAGTTCAGCCGCTGCCGACACTGATCGCGGCTGCGCCGACAGTGACAACCGTTCCACCGACATCCACGCCCTCACCGACGTTGGCGGCGACGCAGACGCCGACTTCCGGACCGACAGCCACAAGCGCCGTGTACATGGCGATCGGGACGCGCCCGCTGCTGGTCTACAACAATCCGTCTCAGACAGCGACGGCGATCAATGTGACGAACGCACGGCTCGTCGTGCTCGGCGTTACGACGGACGGCCTCTGGTACAAAGTCCAACTGCGCGACCGCGACGGCTGGGTTTTGAGGGAGTCCGCCGGCTACCGTATCGAAGGCAACGTGAACGCGCTCCCGCTTGCGGCGCCGGGTACAGCCAGTACCGATCCGCTCAGCGGCGACCCGGGGTTCCTGCAAGTGATGGCGCAGTCGGGTTTCGACTCCGAGCTAGAGTCTATCTCGACCCGGGGCTGGGAAATCCGCCCGTTCAACGAGGAATCGACACTGTGCAGTGTCGGCGGCGACGAGAGCGCGCTGCTGACGTTCGGTTCCGAGGAATGGCGCAGCTACGAAGTCACGGTCGAATTCCAGTACCGCACCAATCAGCGCGGGCAATTCGACATCATCACGCGCATGCAGTCCGACGGCACCGGCATCCGGCATCGGATCGACGCCAGCGCCAACAACGTCTCGCAGTTCACCTTGCGGGCGACTGGTCAGTCGTTGGGCATGGGGCAATACCCGGTCAACATCCGAGCCGGCCAGTGGGGTGTTCTGCGCGCCGAAGTCGACAACGAGAAGATCCGCACGTTCTTCGACGGGCTGCAGATCAGCGAATACGAGCTGTTCGAGAGCACCTATGCCAACGGCTTCGTCGGGATCGAAGCCTCGCCCGGCACCACCATCTGCCTGAACAACATCACAGTGCGCTCGTTGTACCGCACCGCATCGGCGGTGACCGACGCGGTACCGCGCGGCGAGATGAACACCAACGCGAATATCCGCCTGTTCCCGGGTGCGGGGTTCAGCCGCGTCGGTGCGGCCAGCGCCGGGCAAGAGGTGTACGTGATGGCCGAGGCTGAGGGCGGCGAGTGGGTCTACATCCGCGTCGACCGGCCGCGCAACCCGTTTGAAGGCTGGACGATCGCGTCATCCGTCCGACGATAG
- a CDS encoding protein kinase — protein sequence MGFENLSGRTFGQYELRELLGVGGMGSVYRAYQTGLDRQVAVKVLPRALASEPGYVERFIREARTAAALEHPHIVRIYDYGTQGDVSYLVMALLRGGSLSARLSQREELMQSRASLGEISDMLNQIASALDYAHNEGVLHRDIKPANIMFDNQGRAYVTDFGIAKLMGATTALTGTGVAMGSPSYMPPEQWAGRELTPAADQYALAVTIYQTIAGRLPFEADSAAQLMYKHFHEEPTPLTTLRGDIPTAVMIVLSRALAKEPTQRFPNVTQLAQAFEGAIEGMQGEMTNFFSYKLRSDKPRPSGMTPTPYGEEFAPQPMTGPTSGTPPSGEYAPPPSGPYGQPPTAPGGYGQQPTAQGGYGGQPPTQPPYYPTGATPTPYGQGGTPPGMAYTGGYVAQPQQPRRSFGLPIPVIAGILVAIAALVIVAVMALGGGGQDPVAAALTGTADQQTLIASQFTATPTNTPTPTETATDTPTATPTDTPTETATATSTDTATPTETFTPSLTPTDAPTDTPTATSTITPSPEPTETHTPSITPTATATETPTATNTPLPTPTPEPIVRTGLTFGSSLTDSITDSAPEYRFPFDGVAGQVVSIVAEKTDGEANLDLVLTLVGPDGTVLIENDDLAQTTRNAGIFSFELPVDGQYTVIVARLFGARGNTIGDFTLSLVDESAQPTAILALDEPASGTLGDEIPGTVYAFEAQSGDEISLAAYATSGNLDTYLRVINPSGVLVAENDDASVSTSNSVIERLQIQDAGTYRVELERFRGESGNTAGNYVLILTAGDAAPYDVSILNEGELQVDVAQFNTIDSTFPSRAYSFEGRQGMIVTITMSALDGNLDPFLELYAPNGDKIAENDDISLSDATRSQLAGIWLPEDGTYRIVTTRYRAEAGNTTGRFELLLNLGEPRQSDCGAAVTVGCPAVVGPNIDRPVAVRTIARVSGDVLATLESGTQVQVVGGPEVADAFTWWQIELSDGTLGWVVERITMSRPVLLPVVP from the coding sequence ATGGGCTTTGAGAACCTGAGCGGGCGAACGTTCGGTCAGTATGAATTGCGCGAACTGCTCGGCGTCGGCGGTATGGGATCGGTGTACCGCGCCTATCAGACGGGGCTTGATCGGCAGGTTGCGGTCAAGGTGCTGCCGCGTGCTCTGGCAAGCGAACCGGGGTACGTCGAGCGGTTCATCCGCGAAGCCCGTACAGCGGCAGCGCTTGAACATCCGCACATCGTGCGCATCTATGACTACGGCACGCAGGGCGACGTCAGCTATCTGGTGATGGCACTCCTGCGCGGCGGTTCGCTTTCGGCACGCTTGTCGCAGCGCGAGGAGCTGATGCAGTCGCGCGCATCGCTCGGGGAAATCTCCGACATGCTGAACCAGATCGCCAGCGCGCTCGACTATGCCCACAACGAAGGCGTACTGCACCGCGACATCAAGCCGGCCAACATCATGTTCGACAATCAGGGCCGGGCCTACGTCACCGACTTCGGCATCGCCAAGCTCATGGGCGCCACCACCGCACTAACCGGCACCGGCGTCGCGATGGGCAGCCCGTCCTATATGCCGCCTGAGCAGTGGGCCGGGCGTGAACTTACGCCGGCGGCGGATCAGTACGCGCTGGCCGTCACAATCTATCAGACCATCGCCGGCCGTCTGCCGTTCGAAGCCGACAGCGCCGCGCAGCTCATGTATAAGCACTTCCATGAAGAGCCGACCCCGCTGACGACGCTCCGTGGCGATATCCCGACTGCCGTGATGATCGTGCTGAGCCGCGCACTTGCGAAAGAGCCGACCCAGCGCTTCCCGAATGTCACTCAGTTGGCGCAGGCTTTTGAAGGCGCGATCGAGGGCATGCAAGGGGAGATGACCAACTTCTTCTCCTACAAGCTCCGCTCGGATAAGCCACGCCCGTCCGGCATGACACCAACACCCTACGGCGAGGAATTTGCGCCTCAGCCTATGACCGGGCCGACCTCCGGCACGCCGCCATCGGGCGAGTATGCGCCGCCTCCAAGCGGCCCCTACGGTCAGCCGCCGACCGCGCCCGGCGGGTACGGTCAGCAGCCGACGGCGCAGGGCGGTTATGGCGGCCAGCCTCCAACTCAGCCGCCCTATTACCCGACTGGCGCAACGCCAACGCCGTATGGTCAAGGAGGCACCCCTCCGGGCATGGCTTATACCGGCGGGTACGTTGCTCAGCCTCAACAGCCCAGACGCAGCTTTGGTTTGCCGATTCCGGTGATTGCCGGGATTCTCGTCGCTATTGCCGCGCTTGTGATCGTGGCGGTTATGGCGCTGGGCGGTGGCGGGCAGGACCCGGTTGCCGCGGCCCTGACAGGAACGGCAGACCAGCAGACGCTCATCGCGTCGCAGTTCACGGCAACCCCGACGAACACCCCAACGCCTACTGAAACCGCAACCGATACGCCGACGGCGACGCCAACCGATACGCCGACGGAAACCGCCACTGCGACTTCGACCGACACGGCTACGCCCACAGAGACGTTCACGCCGTCGTTAACGCCGACCGACGCCCCTACCGACACGCCGACGGCAACCAGCACCATCACGCCGTCTCCTGAACCCACCGAGACTCATACGCCGTCCATCACGCCGACCGCGACGGCTACGGAGACCCCAACGGCGACGAATACGCCGCTTCCGACGCCTACGCCCGAGCCAATCGTTCGCACCGGCCTCACGTTTGGTTCATCGCTCACTGACTCGATCACGGACAGTGCGCCGGAGTACCGCTTCCCGTTCGATGGTGTAGCCGGCCAAGTCGTCAGCATCGTCGCGGAGAAGACCGATGGCGAGGCCAACCTCGACCTCGTGCTTACGCTAGTCGGCCCGGACGGAACGGTGCTGATCGAGAACGACGATCTCGCCCAGACCACCCGCAACGCCGGCATCTTCAGTTTCGAACTGCCCGTGGACGGCCAATACACGGTTATCGTCGCGCGATTGTTCGGGGCACGGGGCAACACAATAGGCGACTTCACGCTATCACTCGTGGATGAGAGTGCTCAGCCCACTGCGATCCTCGCGCTTGACGAGCCAGCCAGCGGAACACTCGGCGACGAGATACCCGGCACGGTCTACGCATTCGAGGCGCAGAGCGGCGACGAGATCAGCCTCGCGGCGTATGCCACCAGCGGCAATCTCGATACGTATCTACGGGTGATCAACCCGTCGGGCGTCCTCGTCGCGGAAAACGACGATGCCAGCGTATCGACAAGCAACAGCGTGATCGAACGCCTCCAGATTCAAGACGCAGGAACTTACCGCGTGGAGCTTGAACGGTTCCGCGGCGAGTCCGGAAATACGGCCGGCAACTACGTGTTAATCCTTACGGCCGGCGACGCAGCGCCGTACGACGTCTCAATCCTGAACGAAGGTGAACTACAGGTCGACGTGGCGCAGTTCAACACCATCGACTCGACGTTCCCCTCGCGCGCCTACTCGTTTGAGGGGCGTCAGGGGATGATCGTGACGATTACGATGAGCGCGCTTGACGGCAACCTCGACCCGTTTCTCGAGTTGTACGCGCCAAACGGCGACAAGATCGCCGAGAACGACGACATCTCTCTGTCAGACGCGACGCGCAGCCAACTTGCAGGCATCTGGCTCCCTGAAGACGGGACATACCGGATCGTCACGACGCGTTACCGGGCCGAGGCGGGCAATACGACCGGGCGCTTCGAGCTGCTGCTGAACCTCGGCGAGCCGCGTCAAAGCGACTGCGGTGCGGCCGTCACGGTCGGATGCCCGGCCGTCGTCGGCCCGAACATCGACCGTCCGGTCGCGGTGCGGACGATCGCACGCGTGTCCGGCGATGTCCTTGCGACGCTCGAATCCGGGACGCAGGTGCAGGTAGTCGGCGGGCCGGAAGTGGCCGACGCATTCACGTGGTGGCAGATCGAGTTGAGCGACGGCACACTCGGCTGGGTCGTCGAACGAATCACGATGAGCAGGCCGGTACTTCTGCCGGTGGTGCCCTAG
- a CDS encoding aldehyde dehydrogenase family protein, translating to MRTDIHSPYDGSVVGSVFESSEQVVKDSIARAEAIRPKLAAMPAHRRSAILRRVSDLIDANAGDLAVMMARESGKPMRYARGEVARAVETFAFAAEEAKRIHGETVPLDAAKGGVGKMGYYVRVPVGVVAAITPFNFPLNLVAHKVAPAIAAGCPIVLKPAPATPLTALRLAEMFSEAGLPDGAFSVVVGGTDVGRWLTTDPRVAMISFTGSPPVARAISEVAGLRRTTFELGGNAAVVVDDTIELDGVVDKLVTGAFAYSGQVCISVQRIYVHRSRYDSFMADFSARTKRLKLGDPVEDGTEIGPIITDQAADRIEAWVNEAEQAGARVETTAPRKGRMLAPSIVTNATRDMKVMREEVFGPVVNVLPYDDFDDALVQVNDSPFGLQAGVFTRDLNRAMRAVQALDVGGVMINDAPTFRVDHMPYGGNKDSGVGREGPRFAIEDMTTLKMIVFSTA from the coding sequence ATGCGAACCGACATTCATAGCCCTTACGATGGCTCGGTTGTTGGGAGCGTGTTCGAGTCCAGCGAGCAGGTTGTAAAGGACTCGATTGCGCGCGCCGAAGCGATCCGGCCGAAGCTGGCCGCAATGCCAGCGCACCGTCGGTCGGCGATCCTTCGCCGGGTAAGCGACTTGATCGACGCCAATGCCGGTGACCTCGCCGTGATGATGGCGCGCGAAAGCGGCAAGCCGATGCGCTACGCCCGCGGCGAAGTCGCGCGCGCGGTGGAGACGTTCGCGTTTGCCGCCGAAGAAGCCAAGCGCATACATGGTGAGACTGTGCCCCTCGACGCGGCCAAAGGCGGTGTCGGGAAGATGGGATATTACGTACGTGTCCCGGTCGGCGTCGTCGCTGCCATTACACCGTTCAATTTCCCGCTCAATCTCGTGGCGCATAAGGTCGCGCCGGCGATCGCCGCCGGATGCCCGATCGTACTCAAACCGGCGCCGGCTACGCCGCTCACTGCGCTGCGTTTGGCGGAGATGTTCTCCGAAGCCGGCCTGCCGGACGGCGCGTTTTCGGTTGTCGTTGGCGGAACCGACGTTGGCCGGTGGCTGACAACCGATCCGCGCGTCGCCATGATCTCGTTCACCGGCAGCCCGCCGGTGGCACGCGCAATCAGCGAGGTTGCCGGCTTGCGCAGGACAACGTTCGAACTGGGCGGAAACGCGGCCGTCGTTGTGGACGACACGATAGAACTCGACGGCGTGGTCGACAAGTTGGTGACCGGCGCCTTCGCCTACAGTGGGCAAGTGTGTATCAGCGTGCAGCGCATCTACGTGCATCGGTCACGCTATGACTCGTTCATGGCCGATTTCTCTGCGCGCACCAAGCGGCTCAAGCTGGGCGATCCGGTTGAGGACGGCACCGAGATCGGCCCGATCATCACCGATCAGGCGGCCGACCGTATCGAGGCGTGGGTGAACGAGGCCGAACAGGCCGGTGCGCGTGTGGAGACGACCGCACCGCGCAAGGGCCGCATGCTCGCCCCGTCGATCGTGACCAACGCGACGCGCGATATGAAGGTGATGCGCGAAGAGGTGTTCGGGCCGGTCGTTAACGTACTGCCTTACGACGACTTCGACGACGCGTTGGTGCAGGTCAACGACAGCCCATTCGGGCTTCAAGCGGGGGTCTTTACCCGCGACCTGAACCGTGCCATGCGTGCCGTGCAGGCGCTGGATGTCGGCGGCGTGATGATCAACGACGCCCCGACCTTCCGGGTCGACCACATGCCCTACGGCGGCAACAAGGACAGCGGAGTCGGGCGCGAAGGCCCACGCTTCGCGATTGAGGACATGACGACGCTCAAGATGATCGTCTTCTCTACGGCGTAG